A region of the Hirundo rustica isolate bHirRus1 chromosome 5, bHirRus1.pri.v3, whole genome shotgun sequence genome:
AGTTTATAGTTGTAATATTTTACCACCATTTTCCCATCCGGCATTGAGCTTCATTAGAGTCAGGTGACTGGAAACCATCACCCACCTACAGTGCTTTGTACGCCGTTAGGCTGTTCCATCATTTCTGGATATAAAGAACAGTGGTCTCACTGATTATACATGACAAATGTTGGTTCCTCCACATCCCACGTGCAGTTCTTCATCAGTTAAACAAATAATGAATGAGGCACTGGTGTGGTCCAGTTCCACTAGGGTCAGGGAATAAATACGCACAATAAAGCGTATAGCCtcaagtaaagaaaaagaagaggctGAGATGACAGCTTTTCATGTAATGGTCTCACTAAAGTCCCATCATAAGCTTGAGTGACTGAGGTGAGCAGCTTAGAGTCCTTAGCTGGACACACAGGTTTGAGTCACTGCCCTCAAAAGAGCATTTACCAGCATTGTAAAGATACCACAGAATTGCTCAGATTTTATCCCTGAACACCGAAGGCCTCCAACCTGCAGCCATTTGGTTTCCTGCAGAGCCTCAATACACCAGACAAAAAGTGGCCCAGCACATGGCACTTCCTCTCATGGGTTTTTTGAGAAGGTGTTTAGCAGGAGGCAGTTTGCTAAGGagattattttgttctttttgctgCTCTTACTGTCAAtgacagccagcagcagagcaaagTGACAACGTGAAAAAACAGGAAGCAACTGCTGAGGTGGCAGCAGGAAGAAGGCAAGATATTTTTaactgttggggtttttttttgtttttttttttaaaaaaaacctacagtGATAGCTGTTTCAGCTGCCAGCCTCTCTATTCACATGAGTTGTGTTTTTTGATAGCCAGGAGGCAAGAGCAGACATGGTGAGATCATCATCATGCCTTTCTTAGGTTAATCACACAGTACAGCAAATTTCTGTTACAGTAATGACTGGGTAGGCACTGCATCGTTCTTCTCTAATTGCATGCCATTTGGAGTAGTTCTTTTCCGTTAGGATAACGCCTGTAAATGACAATGGATACATCCCTTGCCAGGGGCCTGTTATGTAAAGATCTATTCCCTTCTCTAATACTGAGTCCAGCATCTTCATTAAAATGATATATGAGGAGAACTTCATTTTTTCAGACTGTGTGTGCATGAGTGTTAAATGTtatagttttggggttttaccTTATGCAAAAGACATTGATCCCACTGTCAGCTCTTTCAAGGCAGAATTTCCTTGCTTGCAAGGttggttttaaaataagaagTGCTGCTACAAAACATTTCTCTGGGCACTGATAATATGGTTATTCAGCAGCAAATCAGGCCTAATTGTCTAGAGTGGTTACTCTACTCCTGTGGATGCTTCAGCCACAAGATGAATGTTTGTATTCAGTGCACGGGGGGGAATGCTCTTACAGCAGTCATAATGAAATTCCGGAAACTTCCTTTTGAGGGCCTGAAAGCATGTTAGAAGTACATAATAGCCTTTGTCCCTAGAGCCACCCTTTCCAAGACATACCTGCTCATCAGTGGTTATGTTTTCCTGACCACAGAAAAAAGATTTTGGTCTTAGTCCAGCTTCCAGTGGATGGATGTCCATGTAAACCACATCATCCTGGTTATTGCAAGTTGTCTGGGCAACAAAGAATTGCAAGAATTGCATGGGCAACAAGCCAGGATTATGCTTTTATCCCTAAAGATGATCACTCTGCTTTATGTAGTCACGTTGGCATTGCTGTGTAGGAAAAAGGTATTTATTGTTGGTACTGCTAAACTGCTCTCACAAAAAGCTCATGAAGGGCTTTTGTTTGTCATCTGTCAACATTCAAATGCAGTCAGCTGCATAATATGTGTTAGTGAGGGGTTGGATTTCAACATGCTTTTATCAGAAAGATAGCAGGATAGGTAAGGAGTGAAATTCCCATTGGTTGTTAGAAATTCTGTTGCTTTTGACACCAGATACCAATACAAAAGTGGTGTTAGAGAGGTACATGTGACCCTCCTGTTCACACTCCTCAAAAACCACGTCTTGTTTTTATACAACAGTAAGCTGAAGTAGAATAAGCAGTGGCAGTGAGCTATGTGGAGTCACCTGCCTGGTGTGGACAGCAGGTTGCTGGTTTCCTCTCATGTGCTTGTGTCAGGAGTGTGCCCACAGACTTCCTCCTGAAACATGGCTTACCCTTGAAGTCAGGCTGCATTTCCTCAAAAATGACTTCCAGGGTCAGACACTGAAAAAACTGCTGATAAATAATGAGGCTAAACATAATAACATGCAATTAAACCAATGAAGGTATATCTGTGTGGTTTTACCCACGTGTTGCCTCCCCTCCAGGGTGGCCCAGGATGTGAGGTAGGAATATCGCTGTAGCTTATGCAACCATTACAGCTGGCTGCCAGTCGGTGTGGTTGTTGTTTGATTTAGCTGTTTTCATAAAGCCATTTATCCTTCCCTTTCACCTTGGAGGAGGAAGACTGATGGGCTCTTTGCGGTGCTCTGCAGCAAGCGCAGCGTTCAGCAGGGGCTTTTGCATGCTTACGTGCCTCGCCAAAGAAAGCCTTTTTATCAGGTGCTGTAGCTCTGGGAGGAGGTGTGCAGGGGGAGAGCCTGTCtttgcagcccctgctgctaCCCAAGGCCCCTGTCTGCAACAGGAGGCATGCTTGTGAGGGTGAGCTGAGTGGGTGGAATGatatgagagagagaagagtgtGGAGGTCATAGACACTCAGCCCTCCTGTGGTTCCTGCCCATGCCAGGCAGGATGTGTGAGGCTCTTTGGAGAGATTCTAGAGGCTGTGATTACATGAGGATCTGAGCTTCTCCTGGGAAGGGTTTTTAATCTGTGAGAAAGGACTGAACTTTGAAGGCTCAAAACTTCAATGGCAGCAGATATCACAATGCTTAATTTAAACCACGATTTTCAATCTGCTTGCCAAATGTTGTCTTCTAGCAATCTTCTCAATACTGTATTTTCTATCTCTTCtaaatactgttttttcttgctttataGTGTTGGAGTGTGAGGAAAACccattttctttcaggaaatgcagaagaatTTCACTGAACCATGTTGCACCTGTAAATCCATAACCACTTGATTCTTACTCCCATATAAGCATGATGTTCTTGCAGGACACCTACAGCACGTAGCAGCCTGTTGCCTTTGGCTGTGGCCAGAGGACAATGACATTTTCAGCAGGGGCAGCCCGGCTTTTGGGGCTGAGTTGCATTCTGGCATTGCTAACAGTGCACGGGCTCCCACCAGGGCCTCATCagcaggtgccagagctggatGTGGGGGTTGCTGCTTGTCTCCTGGCCAGGGCAAGATGGGTGCTGCCCACAGGGAACAGATGGGACACAGGCTGGAACATCCTGTCTCGGAGCAGAGCTGTATTTCCCTTTAGATGGACATCTTTCTAATTGTAGGGTAACTGCCAGCAGGACGGTAGAGCTGAATCATGCTTGATCACCACACAGTTTTTATTCTCTGTGCCTGTCTATTAAGAGCCAATTGCAGATATTCTCACACATCTGTCCCTGAGTGACTGCTAAGGTCCCCATGTGCCCCTGGACTGCTTTGAAGTGTTGGGGCAAGGTCCTGGTCAGGGCTCTTGGCAAGATGTACTCAAGGTTTGCCAGGAGCTGAGAGGAATGAAGGAAGGTGCAAAGCAGTTTGCTCTGCTTTGTATTAGTCCCAGAGGCTAGTGTACCATTTGTAGGACTGGCTTTACACATTTTCTCATCTGTAGGTTTTGGGCAGCAGGTTAAGCTGAGCTTTGTCCTTCCAAAGTGGAGTTACCATGTTCTGCACTTTGCAGAGTTAATCTTTATACTTGGCAGAGAGATGCAAGATGGGAGGAGAcaacaggcagaaaaatgtgtttcttcagCATGTACAAATATTGCTAAATAAATCTGCAGTAGGTGTCAGGCTGATTGGCAGCCATCTCCTTTTGGCTGAAAATGGTAGTGTGTCTTGCCCTTGATTTTCACATGATTTTACTCTGTTTACTACCATACAAAACAAAGATGAGCTCTTAGACcctgtttttgtgttttcccatttttatctctgccatttccatttttcattgcATCATGACACCTTTCTGAGCAGACCCAATAGACATTGCTGGTTGCATGTCAGCGTTCAGGAGGAAGAGCTCTGGGGTCTGGTGAGGAGTCCTGGCTGGATCTGGTTTCTCCTCAGGGCTGTTCATGTGGCTCAGTTGGTGGTTCCAGCTGATGCAGTGTTATGGTGTGTGTAAAGTCACCCACTTTGCTTAATGTCTGCACAGaaggtgctgcagccctgtgatGCTGAACATGTTGCTTCTGCTGTCCAGCTCTCTACCTGTCTCTAGCACAGGTTCCTGCTTTGTCTGCAGGTCTGACCTGCAATAACATGTGCATTCCTGAGGTGTAGAAGAAGAACTGGGACTTGGGGCACTCTTCTTCTTTAAATGCCAGCCCCATCTCTGGTGGGAATCACAGGTATGCAAGGCATCTGTGTGCATCCCTACCACCTCTTCCCTCCCTGTCATCACAGTGAATAATTTGTCTCCTGTCAGCATCCCAAAACATACTGAAAGTTGGAAGCTCTGCATCTTGTATCCTACCTCTTCAGGCAAtctcttctgtattttaatgaaTGTGTCCTTGTTTTGTGCTGTCTTTCATTTTAGTGCCAGTCTTTTTGATCCCACAGataattagaagaaaataacCCATGTAGCAAATTTTTTCACAAgaaacagaataacaaacaccCTTTGACATTGAAAAGAGGGTAAAAACCCACTGGCTGCAGAATTAGAAGGACGTAAGTGCatttgtaaatttaaaaattaaataaatgcattttattttctatacaGTTAGTAGTCTAATATGAGCTCAGGTGAAGCATTGTCTTTTTACTCAGATTAGAAAATGAGAACAGAGACTAAATTCCCACTTCAGCAGATGTTTATCTCTGTTCTTAACCGATGTGGCTGTATAACGATTTTTGTGATGATCTGGAAGATCTTGTAAGATTAGAACTATTAAGAGCAAGTGTTCAGCTCTTCTGTTTGCAGAGACAAGGTTGAAGAGAGGGCTCAAAGAGTGCGGGACTCAAGGAATGGAAAGGTGATGAGAATCCGGAATTGGGAAAGGGGTGCTTGATTCGTTTGGGAGCTGCTTTTTAGTTGTTTTTACAGGTGAGGATAGGTGGAGATGCTGGGAGTCTTATTTGTGCTTCTCCAGATTCTCAGATTTCTTTCAGAAGGAATGGAAGGCAGAATCTTATGTCGGAATTTGCCGAAAGTTTATTGGTTTGTATTATGAAACATGCAGACTTCCTGGCTTTGTTGACTTTCTCATAGGCAGCAAGAGTAAAAATTGCCGTGTTGTTTTATTGGGGGTTGGGTATTACTGAAATAGATAGGAGTTTCTTTTCATTGTCAGCATTGAGTTGCCTTGAAACTTCTtgggatgtggggttttttttgagattttttaaCAGCACATGAAAAAACCTACTCAGTTACAAGAGCCCGTGATGGTCTGCTGGCCATGCAGAGACCCTCCCAGACCAAAGCCAAGCACAGACTTTGCCAAAGTCAGAAACCTCCTGTTGCTAAAGGTCCAGAATAATTCTGTGTTGAGATGAGATTGACGCAGTCAGGCAGGCTAATTTGATCTGCAAGAATAAGGATAAGGAGAACTCTGTTGGTGTAGCAAATCTGTTCTTATTACTAAAAATTGATTTTGACCTTTGTAGAGACACTAATTTCACCTCctgttaaaagaaaactttggaTGATTGCTCCAGGTCTGGCATACAAGACTTGAAAAATTCATCAGCGATCTTGATTTGTTTTGACATGTTTTTTGGCCTTCTACTgagttttgtatttctgtttttcctaaGTATTTGCTTGCAGGCAATAttgcttgtttgtttgaatCCTCACTGTCTTGGCAGTTGAGTAGTGTTGCCCACAGGTCCCAATATTGTTCTTCATTCCTATGTAACAGGactcaaataataaaaatgagacAATAATCATAAATGAGATTCTAATAACAAAATTACTTCTCTAATTCTATAATCTGTGGGGCCTCCTTGCTGCCCTCTTTCAAAatactttgctttctttctaattttattaattcttaagTTGGCATATTTTCCTAAGTTACCATGCTTATTTAGGCTACTTCAGTGCCTTTGGCTTCTGTCATTAGGATGGTTTAGTGACAGTCTAAAAAATAGTTCCCATGACTTTGACAACAAAGTCTTTAGAGAAACCTTACTCTCAGAAAGTAACTCATTTGCAGAGTCATTCCAGGCAGATGATCCAACCCCCAACCCCCATATCAAGCAAAATATCTGGACTATGCTCAGTTGTCCCACATCAGAGAATATTTCCAGGTGTGTTTTctggggaagaatttcttctgttgATATTGTATGTCAAGGACTGGTAGCAAAATCTCTTTTGGTTACCATATGAGGCAGACATTCAACTGTGTGTTTCAGGGGAATCTGGGAAGAGCGACTAAACAGATTGGGAGAATTCATGCAGAATTCAGACCAGAATTAAttcatttaattgaaaaattaggAATCAATGCCCTGTTGAGTGGGTATGAGTTAATATAATGCTCCAGTATGCAGATTGCATTGTCCAGGATTTGTATAGTGAAGAGCCAAACagattttctctgaaatctttatttcttctgacaCTGTTTGCTGAGTGGTACATCTCATCCTAAAAATGGGGATTGATTTTGTTCCattatttgcttaatttttcttaaataaactCTGGATctaaaaaataaggaaaaaagatatCTGACCTGCCCAGTTGTATATACTGGTTTGGTTTGCGTCGAtatttggaaaaggaaagaagagagtAACAGAACTTAGTCCATTGGCTACCCAAAGCCATCTGCTCCTCTCCTCGCAGCCCTTAGATGTTTGTAGCACAACAGGGTGAACATGGAACAATTGTCCTTCCTTCAGGACTGTATTGGCTGTCCTTAAAGTGAGAACGAAATGAAGGCAAGACATGTTGTGGGCAGCCACAAACTTCCATTGGTTTGCAGCCTGGTTTTCATGCTCTCAGTACTTCTCAGAAAGCTTGGTGATCCTCTCCAGCCCTCCTGGAAAACCGTTGTGGGGTGATGCTGGGCTGCTGTCACAGAGCACAGCCAAGGAACTTGGGATCCTTCAGGGGCAGGATTATAGTTTGTCAGGGCTGGCTTAACCCCACAGACTATATCTCTGTAGTTGGACAGAACCTAAAGAGGCATTataaaagtaataaatttttaataCCTGGAAGACAGAAAGCTTAATGAATAAGTAATAAGTTGCagcactttctttttcttagaaaaaaataggctggttgtattttaaaaatgtttccttcattgagcatttttctcctgttgctCTATTAACGTATCTTAAGGTGTTGAAATATGGGACTGGTTTTACAGAAACTGAGGAAGTTATACCACTGCCATCCAGGCTGagaaaaggagagcagagatttttctgGAGAGAGCTTTTATTGATTTTTCTAGTGAGAAGGGAGGGTCTGGAACAGCTGAGTGATTGCTCCACTGCTTCCCCCAGCATCTCCCTAGTAATGTAGCAAGGGAGATCCTACTGTGTGCCTGCAGAGACAGGGGCACACAAACAGGTACAGCAGTGTTCTCATCACCAGGTTAACAAAACTTGGGTGTCTCCCAGGTCTCATACCTGTGTTTTGCTGGAAACATAAGCCAGTGAAAGCTTTTTAAACAAGCACAGGTAGCCTGCAGTTTAAAAGAAGAGTGGGGTGGGATTTTATCAGTGGCTACCACCACTCTGTTGAGATGGATCCCATCCTTGACCTCTAGCAGTGTCCAGGCTGGGCAGTGCTAAGCCCTTTGGAAAGCCAGCAAGCACCTTTGGAGATCACGTCCTGTTTGAAGGGATGGTTTCTCTGCAGTCCTGGCATGATTCCAGCCTGGATAACTCTGTTCTACCTGCTTAAAATCCCTCCCCCACATTTCCCTGGGTATGGCAGGAACCACTCCTGTTCTGCGCCGCGGCAATGTTCCCCTTTCAATTTCATACCACCTCCTTGTAAGTTAATTTCTAGGTCACCTGTACCCCATTTATTAATCAAGCTGGCTTCCTTGTAATTATTTCAAAGGAACTAAATGTGACAGCAGTAAGTATGTGCACAGCCGTGGTGTGCAGTACCTCCTCTTGGTTTCCAACTGCATCACCCAGCCGGTTGTGATCCCTCCATGTTCCTTTTACCAGTCAGGTTTGGGTTCATTCACGTGAGTCTGAACTGACCTGTTGCCCCCTGTATCTGTGTCCTTGTTGGTAGTGGAGCTAGAAAGGCTGTCCTTGAGATGAACAGGGAACTGGTGTTCACTGAAGATGTGGAACCTACTCAGACCTAGGGATCTGTTCTTCGCATAGGCATTTCCTTCCACAGGTGGCTTGCTAGAGAATGTTATCACAGGGATTTTATTTAATGACTCAAACGTCCACACAAAGTCTGTACCTCTTCTTTCATTTCatatttcttcctcctccctccccccaccccccgccccgggcATGTCAATGTTTTCATTAGTATATCAACAACACAGGAGCTGTTTTTGCTCTGTCCCCAGTATTGCTTTCTCCACCCAAACCTGAGAATTGGGAAATCCTTGAAATCTGTCTTTTTTGTGACTTCCAGGCAGGATTGGGTGCTTTACTTTCTCCCCTGCCTGCAAGTTTCTCTTCACACTGTAAAATCAATTAGTTCTGGGTACTTTTTCTTAAATCTGACTGCTGCTAACACTGTGTTTGTTTCATTAACAGATTAGCTTCACGGGAAGCCTGTCGTCGACAGCCTGCCCAGCGAGAAAACTCCAAGAAGCTGAGGACAAACAGCATCCCAAAGACAGTCCATGGGGACTGTACCAGATCCTCTGAGATCTGCCAAGCTTTCCCTGGTCTCAGCTTCTGCAGAGGAGGAGCACCTGGGAGACCTGCAGCCTGCTAAGCACCAGCCCCAAGCCCCCAGTGGCGAGAAGGCCAGCAATGGCTTCCCGTGTGCGCCGTCCAGCTCAGCTGGGGTTTGCCTGTTCGACCTGAGCTGCACAGGTGCTGCCAGCACACAGaggtgccagcagtgccacacAGACGATGACAGCCAGCAGGAATCCTTTTCTCCCAGGctggccagcacagctgcagaggggcaTCCTGCAGATGTAAAGCCTGCTGGTTGTTCCCAGCCAGCAGGCATCCAGGCACCGGCAGCGCCAGCCCTTGCTGCAGCGGGTGCCCTCTTGGTGGGGCAGGGGCCAGAGATGATGCCAGCCCCCCAGAGCTCCCGGCAGTTTGTGCAAGGCAGCCAGGCCAAAACGAGCTCCCTGACACAGATAGATGACTCTGCCTTGAAACCTCAGGGAACTGATGATCAGCCAGCGCTTGAAGTGTTAAATTATTCCTCCCCGGGTGATCCTGTCGGGGTTAATCAATTCTGTCATACTTCTCAGGCAAGCCTTCtgcaaagaggggaaaaagacaGGGCGGCAGAGAATGATGGTTCTGCTGTGTGTCAGTCAGCCTTGGCAGCAAGGAAAACCGAAGCTGACCTGGGGAGAGACCCGCAGACCAGTCTGGAGGCAAAACACGGGACTGCAGACACGGCGCAGTTGCATCCCCCAGGTAAAACTGAGGCGATGCAGAGCAGCAAGGCACCGGCCCAGTCTGGCCACGGGAGTCCACATCCTGTACACAACCTGGACCCCACACCTGGGAGTCCAAACCCCACCCAGCTCTCCAAATTCAGAGAAACAGGTACAATGACAGCTCAGCCAGAGAGCAGCCCTTTTACTCAGGAAGTTGTAAGCAGGACATGGCAGGATGCTGAGGTTCAGGCCGTGGCCACTGTGGAGAGCAAATCAGCTTCCACAAGTCCCAGCATCTTTGCTGCCTTCTTAAAAGGGAATTCTCctccagaggagaaggaagaactgCATATAATTTACCAAGGAGATAtggggctgagccaggctgCACTTACTGACAGTTTATCCTCACAACAAAAGTTTCCATGTTCTCCTGGTGTCACATCAAAGTCGACTGTTGTGGCTGTGACCGCTTCAGCCCAAACCCAGCCTGTCAAATTGCCCGGGGTCCCATCTGATGTGGCATCTCCAGTATCAGCAGATAATGCAAAACCTGttctcccctgctcccctgcagctgtTACCTCCCAAGGAACATCTGTGGGTAATGCTGAAATGACCAGCGCAGCCCGTGATGTCAAGGACACTGCTCAGCTGCCAAAGGATGCTCCAGTCTCACCAAAGCCCATCCCAGCTGAGCAGCTTGGAGTCGACCCCAGTAATCAAACTCCATCACAGTCTGGGGCTGGTGCTGGTGACACAAGCACCACTTCCACTGGTGCTGTCCCAGGAGCCCAGAACAGCGTGCAAGATCTCGTCCCTCATGTAGGAAGCAGCAAGTCACCTTCACTCTCTGGCAAGGACAGTGAGGTCAAGCAGAAGGAGGTCCTGGGCAGTTCTGACCAAAAGCCTGCGCAAAGCAAGGGTGCGAGTCAAGGGCAGGCCAGTCCTAATCAATCCGTGGTAaaaccaaaggaagaaaacttgGTGGTGCTTGATCCTAAAGGAGGGCTGAACGTTAGCAGCCAGCCTGCCGCTGTCCATGCAAAGGCGTGCTCACAGGATGCAGGGGAGAAGGAGAGCAGAGGCCACGGAGACAGCGGCCAGTCTCGGATGGCTGGTGGCCAGAGCCTGCAGGCAGGACTGACACCCGAGCTGAGCGTGAGTTCTGCAAGTCTTGCCCCTCCCGTGGCAGCATCGGCAGcgccccagcagcagggcctCCGGGCCAGGGGGTCCAGACACGACCTCCACGCTGCAGTGAGTCCTGCTTCCTCTCAGGCTGTGCCGAACCTGGGGGAGGGCAAAAAGCACTCCACCCCAGCCATGGAGGCGAAAGTACAGGTGAAGCAGTCCAAACACGTCAGGGATGTTGTTTGGGATGAGCAAGGAATGACGTGGGAGGTTTATGGTGCTTCCCTCGATCCAGAATCCCTGGGAATTGCCATCCAGAACCACTTACAGAGACAAATACGGGAACACGAGAAACTGATCCGGGCCCAAAACAGTCAGACCCGGAAATCCATTTCCTCAGATACATCCTCAAATAAAAAACTGAAAGGGAGGCAGCACAACGTGTTCCAGTCCATGCTGCAGAATTTTAGGCGTCCGAATTGCTGCGTCCGACCTGCTCCCTCTTCTGTGCTAGACTGATGTGGTTTGCAGGGGTGCCTAAATACCTGCAGTGGTGGAGAGAATCCCTCCCCTCAAGTCCTGCTGTTTGGTTGTGTAATTGGGGTTGTGATGCAACAGTGGAAAATGATCctcctttgttttctgactAGCCACATGCTCCATCCTGCCATTATTATTGTCACAGCTGGTGTATTTCCACGTTATGCCCCAACCTTGACTGCTGTCAGATGAAAAGCTAGGCACTTAGCAAAAGCACAAATTTCAATCGCCACcttgctgcagggagagcagcactTTCTGATAaagcaggaagcagaggaatTGTCAGAATGATGGGAATTTATTTATGTGCATTATGAGGTCTTACTCAAAGGGGTGGACTGGGGGAAGCTGAGGGAGGTGGAATTAAGGTTCAACAGCTGTAAAGACCTAACACAAGACAACTTTCCTGGTTTGTAAGTTACCCGTGCCGAGGCAA
Encoded here:
- the GPRIN3 gene encoding G protein-regulated inducer of neurite outgrowth 3 — encoded protein: MGTVPDPLRSAKLSLVSASAEEEHLGDLQPAKHQPQAPSGEKASNGFPCAPSSSAGVCLFDLSCTGAASTQRCQQCHTDDDSQQESFSPRLASTAAEGHPADVKPAGCSQPAGIQAPAAPALAAAGALLVGQGPEMMPAPQSSRQFVQGSQAKTSSLTQIDDSALKPQGTDDQPALEVLNYSSPGDPVGVNQFCHTSQASLLQRGEKDRAAENDGSAVCQSALAARKTEADLGRDPQTSLEAKHGTADTAQLHPPGKTEAMQSSKAPAQSGHGSPHPVHNLDPTPGSPNPTQLSKFRETGTMTAQPESSPFTQEVVSRTWQDAEVQAVATVESKSASTSPSIFAAFLKGNSPPEEKEELHIIYQGDMGLSQAALTDSLSSQQKFPCSPGVTSKSTVVAVTASAQTQPVKLPGVPSDVASPVSADNAKPVLPCSPAAVTSQGTSVGNAEMTSAARDVKDTAQLPKDAPVSPKPIPAEQLGVDPSNQTPSQSGAGAGDTSTTSTGAVPGAQNSVQDLVPHVGSSKSPSLSGKDSEVKQKEVLGSSDQKPAQSKGASQGQASPNQSVVKPKEENLVVLDPKGGLNVSSQPAAVHAKACSQDAGEKESRGHGDSGQSRMAGGQSLQAGLTPELSVSSASLAPPVAASAAPQQQGLRARGSRHDLHAAVSPASSQAVPNLGEGKKHSTPAMEAKVQVKQSKHVRDVVWDEQGMTWEVYGASLDPESLGIAIQNHLQRQIREHEKLIRAQNSQTRKSISSDTSSNKKLKGRQHNVFQSMLQNFRRPNCCVRPAPSSVLD